From a single Caldanaerobius fijiensis DSM 17918 genomic region:
- a CDS encoding IS1096 element passenger TnpR family protein, whose amino-acid sequence MVEKVLDLEEGVKYPVCIGGKRNCPPEDIGGRGDMRIF is encoded by the coding sequence ATTGTTGAGAAGGTGCTTGACCTAGAAGAAGGCGTTAAATATCCAGTATGTATCGGCGGTAAAAGAAACTGTCCTCCTGAAGATATAGGTGGCCGTGGGGATATGAGGATTTTCTAA
- a CDS encoding LysE family transporter codes for MVLWGIFISAFLIGFSGAMMPGPMLGVTIDGSLKKGWTAGPLTVLGHGILELILIIIMIFGLKDFFSKATVAGFIGLFGGAFLAWMGYGMIKSGINKSVSLESQRAGNSAGVRNLALAGALVSATNPYFILWWASTGMESIRQSYTSGLIGVLFFFMGHIFSDFVWYTAISTAFSRGKKLISDTVYRWIILLLGIFIIAFSIYFIGSGWKMLQM; via the coding sequence ATGGTTTTGTGGGGAATTTTCATCAGCGCTTTTTTAATAGGCTTTTCAGGAGCAATGATGCCTGGGCCTATGTTGGGAGTCACGATTGATGGCAGCCTTAAAAAAGGGTGGACAGCAGGCCCTTTAACAGTGTTAGGGCATGGAATCCTGGAACTTATACTAATTATCATCATGATATTCGGACTTAAAGATTTCTTTTCTAAGGCGACAGTTGCAGGATTTATCGGACTATTTGGCGGTGCTTTCCTTGCATGGATGGGCTATGGAATGATAAAGTCCGGTATTAATAAATCAGTTTCTTTGGAGAGCCAAAGAGCAGGGAATAGTGCCGGAGTGAGGAATCTTGCATTAGCGGGAGCGCTTGTAAGTGCTACCAATCCGTATTTTATTCTCTGGTGGGCGTCAACAGGTATGGAATCAATACGCCAGTCGTATACTTCAGGTTTAATTGGTGTTTTGTTCTTTTTCATGGGGCACATTTTTTCGGACTTTGTATGGTATACAGCAATTTCCACGGCATTTTCCAGAGGCAAGAAACTGATAAGTGATACTGTGTATCGCTGGATTATTTTGTTATTAGGTATATTTATTATAGCATTTTCAATCTATTTCATAGGCAGTGGATGGAAGATGCTGCAGATGTAA